The Phycisphaeraceae bacterium genome has a window encoding:
- a CDS encoding peptidyl-prolyl cis-trans isomerase translates to MRRTWWLSIVTAGSAGLLGACGGGAGSRPGGAVIALDDFVMTRAGAVDEGDGSTGVTAPGVDATPVEPTTDPSPTSSGTGGTGGTTIASPSPAPPVTPRPVAPGDLVVVDSLVGQINGRPIYADAFFAPLDDRLRAEKRRLTPGQFANALDEVVRLRLKGIVENELILAQAQSRLTEQQQQGLFAFLRQQQEQLVQGRGGAVETARRSIQEEQGRTMEQAIAERRDLALIQMIYQQEIAPRVIVSWKDVEREYERRFSEFNTPASAVIGIIRLDPRSDAARIEQVKERLERGEKFMEVAQSIGMIRGGLYADKPIPLGPNGLADAAELNPPVFRERLASATPGTTVGPFDIAMTDGSPRTVWLHVVEITPATSRSLYDPEVQLALQNHVLQSRRAVEQERYFNELIAESIYVDLDAMRRRLISIGEVRYAR, encoded by the coding sequence ATGAGGCGCACCTGGTGGTTGAGCATTGTGACAGCGGGGTCGGCGGGGCTGCTCGGCGCGTGCGGCGGGGGCGCGGGCTCCCGTCCGGGCGGAGCGGTGATCGCACTTGACGACTTCGTCATGACCCGGGCCGGAGCCGTGGATGAGGGAGACGGATCAACCGGCGTCACGGCGCCGGGAGTCGATGCGACGCCAGTCGAGCCGACGACTGATCCTTCGCCCACATCGAGTGGCACGGGGGGAACTGGCGGCACGACCATCGCGTCGCCTTCACCCGCGCCCCCCGTCACGCCGCGACCGGTGGCCCCGGGCGACCTGGTGGTGGTGGACAGTCTGGTGGGACAGATCAACGGTCGTCCGATCTACGCGGACGCCTTCTTCGCGCCGCTGGATGACCGGCTTCGGGCCGAGAAGCGCCGGCTCACCCCGGGTCAGTTCGCCAACGCGCTGGACGAAGTGGTGCGACTGCGGTTGAAGGGAATCGTGGAGAACGAGTTGATCCTCGCCCAGGCCCAGTCGCGCCTCACCGAGCAGCAGCAGCAGGGGCTGTTCGCCTTCCTGCGGCAGCAGCAGGAGCAGCTCGTGCAGGGGCGCGGCGGGGCGGTGGAAACCGCCCGACGCTCCATTCAGGAAGAACAGGGGCGAACCATGGAGCAGGCCATCGCCGAGCGACGCGACCTGGCGCTGATCCAGATGATCTATCAACAGGAGATTGCGCCGCGCGTCATCGTGTCGTGGAAGGACGTGGAGCGCGAGTACGAACGCCGTTTCAGCGAGTTCAACACCCCGGCCAGCGCGGTCATCGGCATCATCCGGCTCGACCCCCGGTCGGACGCGGCACGCATCGAGCAAGTGAAGGAGCGCCTGGAGCGCGGCGAGAAGTTCATGGAGGTGGCCCAGTCCATCGGCATGATCCGCGGCGGCCTCTACGCCGACAAGCCCATTCCGCTCGGTCCCAACGGATTGGCCGACGCCGCCGAACTCAATCCACCGGTCTTTCGTGAGCGGCTCGCCTCCGCGACGCCCGGGACGACGGTCGGTCCGTTCGACATCGCCATGACCGACGGCAGCCCGCGAACGGTCTGGCTGCACGTGGTGGAGATCACGCCCGCGACCTCGCGCAGTCTGTACGACCCCGAGGTGCAGCTCGCCCTGCAGAACCATGTGCTGCAATCGCGCCGCGCCGTGGAACAGGAGCGGTACTTCAACGAACTCATCGCCGAGAGCATCTACGTTGATCTTGACGCCATGCGGCGCCGGCTCATCAGCATCGGTGAAGTGCGATACGCCCGATGA
- a CDS encoding DUF1844 domain-containing protein, producing the protein MAAQQDSAPQLHIDSDWKAQAQAEKARLEEKQKSKGPAPDESEHGGLPPATFDSLVDLIASQAVMGLGAYADRNTGRVMIDLHGSKFSIDLLHVLEEKTKGNLTPEETTRLQQILVELRGRFVQIVHLLAEQGKAPVEETVSGKPGIVTP; encoded by the coding sequence ATGGCCGCCCAGCAGGACTCAGCGCCGCAACTTCACATCGACTCCGACTGGAAGGCGCAGGCCCAGGCGGAAAAGGCCCGGCTGGAGGAGAAGCAGAAGAGCAAGGGCCCCGCTCCGGATGAGTCTGAGCATGGCGGACTGCCTCCCGCCACGTTTGATTCGCTCGTGGACCTGATCGCCTCCCAGGCGGTGATGGGGCTTGGCGCCTACGCCGACCGCAACACCGGACGGGTGATGATCGACCTGCATGGCTCCAAGTTCAGCATCGATCTGCTCCACGTGCTGGAGGAGAAGACCAAGGGGAATCTCACGCCCGAGGAAACCACTCGGCTGCAGCAGATCCTGGTCGAGCTGCGAGGGCGGTTCGTCCAGATCGTCCACCTGCTGGCGGAGCAGGGCAAGGCGCCGGTTGAGGAGACCGTCAGCGGCAAACCCGGCATCGTCACCCCGTGA
- a CDS encoding RNA pseudouridine synthase has protein sequence MTPPPPPNSPVILREEPQWLVLCKPPGWHTVAPGKRAAAKRGDEPGPPDIETWLRSTFPWARDLPEGGLVHRLDFDTSGCLLIARDTASQERLRAAMRRDAIEKDYLALVRPGLIESGEFTLYFSSRRTRSPKVTVRERGEPRELGRCVWRTLERTAGWQFLEVRLIGAGRRHQIRAGMARLGHPLLGDALYGGAPWEGGLALHAARLTVDGVVVTCPPPPAWPKVTQSPRSTEARGSSTVASSFHRRGTPHDR, from the coding sequence ATGACCCCGCCACCTCCGCCGAATTCGCCGGTCATTCTGCGCGAGGAGCCGCAATGGCTTGTTCTGTGCAAGCCGCCCGGCTGGCACACCGTGGCGCCGGGCAAGCGTGCTGCCGCCAAACGAGGCGACGAACCGGGGCCGCCGGACATCGAGACATGGCTGCGCTCGACGTTTCCGTGGGCACGCGACCTGCCCGAGGGCGGCTTGGTCCACCGGCTCGACTTCGACACCTCCGGCTGCCTGCTGATCGCCCGGGACACCGCCAGTCAGGAGCGTCTCCGTGCCGCCATGCGACGCGACGCGATCGAAAAGGACTACCTGGCGCTGGTGCGTCCGGGACTGATCGAGTCAGGCGAATTCACACTCTACTTCTCGTCGCGCCGGACGCGCTCACCCAAGGTGACGGTTCGTGAGCGGGGAGAGCCGCGGGAACTGGGCCGCTGCGTCTGGCGGACGCTCGAACGAACCGCGGGCTGGCAGTTTCTCGAAGTGCGCCTCATCGGCGCCGGTCGCCGACACCAGATTCGCGCCGGCATGGCGCGGCTGGGGCACCCGTTGCTTGGCGATGCCCTGTACGGCGGCGCGCCGTGGGAAGGCGGCCTGGCGCTTCACGCGGCACGTCTGACGGTGGATGGCGTCGTCGTGACCTGTCCTCCACCGCCCGCGTGGCCGAAGGTGACGCAGTCCCCGCGGAGCACCGAAGCACGGGGTTCGTCCACGGTCGCTTCCTCGTTTCATCGTCGAGGTACCCCCCATGACCGCTGA
- a CDS encoding cupin domain-containing protein, with amino-acid sequence MTAEPIVKVNLAEAFASFSDHWSPRVAGTVNDFQVKVAKVRGSFIWHRHDEEDELFLVVRGTLRIRLRDGEIVLQPGEFVVIPRGVEHCPVAEEETHILLFERAGTVNTGNIRNERTVEAPAALRPTPAAQ; translated from the coding sequence ATGACCGCTGAGCCCATCGTCAAGGTCAACCTGGCCGAAGCGTTCGCCTCATTCAGCGACCACTGGAGCCCGCGAGTCGCCGGCACGGTCAACGACTTTCAGGTCAAGGTCGCCAAGGTCCGGGGATCATTCATCTGGCACCGGCACGACGAGGAGGATGAGTTGTTCCTCGTGGTCCGCGGAACTCTTCGCATCCGGCTTCGTGACGGCGAGATCGTGCTTCAGCCGGGCGAGTTCGTCGTCATCCCCCGCGGCGTGGAGCACTGCCCCGTGGCGGAGGAGGAGACGCACATCCTGCTCTTCGAGCGGGCTGGAACGGTCAACACGGGCAACATCCGCAACGAACGGACCGTGGAAGCGCCCGCCGCGCTCAGGCCGACGCCCGCCGCTCAATGA
- a CDS encoding NUDIX hydrolase, with protein sequence MRETVYSQSAVLPYRVRDGRLEVALITNRSGSRWIIPKGLVEPGESPPESALREAEEEAGLSGEVERRRLCRYAYRKWGGTCVVDVFLMLVTRIRRRWPEDDFREREWCSLREAARRVKEPEIKRVIMALDEQVVIERRASA encoded by the coding sequence ATGCGGGAAACGGTCTACTCCCAGTCCGCGGTCCTTCCCTACCGGGTTCGTGACGGGCGGCTGGAGGTCGCGCTCATCACCAATCGGTCGGGTTCGCGCTGGATCATCCCCAAGGGACTCGTCGAACCGGGAGAGAGCCCGCCGGAATCCGCCCTGCGCGAGGCGGAGGAGGAAGCCGGGCTCAGCGGCGAGGTCGAGCGGCGCCGCCTGTGCCGTTACGCCTACCGCAAGTGGGGGGGCACCTGCGTCGTGGACGTGTTCCTGATGCTGGTGACCAGGATTCGACGCCGCTGGCCGGAGGATGACTTCCGCGAACGCGAATGGTGTTCGCTGCGCGAGGCGGCCCGACGCGTCAAGGAGCCGGAGATCAAGCGCGTCATCATGGCCCTGGATGAGCAGGTGGTCATTGAGCGGCGGGCGTCGGCCTGA
- a CDS encoding sigma-70 family RNA polymerase sigma factor, whose amino-acid sequence MIHDVNRSGEERDAALDSLVRRYWHAIYAFIRRTGRDVHEAGDLTQGFITTVLLERRLAERADPSRGRFRTYLVACLRNYLREKQRSDVRRRRRVAAESDSPAGASVSSPVVTFGTPEEAFDYHWAVTIVRRVLDRVASECRADGLEVHWSVFEARVGRPMLTGEPPATASELVARYDLSDAAQVSNLLVTVKRRFARALRAEIAGTVSDAESMENEIRDLLASLERAR is encoded by the coding sequence ATGATCCACGACGTCAACCGGAGCGGCGAGGAGCGGGATGCCGCGCTCGATTCGCTGGTTCGGCGCTATTGGCACGCCATCTACGCCTTCATCCGCCGCACCGGGCGGGACGTTCACGAGGCGGGCGACCTGACGCAGGGATTCATCACGACGGTTCTTCTGGAGCGGCGCTTGGCGGAGCGAGCCGACCCTTCGCGGGGGAGGTTCCGGACGTACCTGGTCGCCTGCCTGCGCAACTACCTGCGTGAGAAGCAACGGTCCGACGTTCGACGACGACGGCGCGTGGCGGCGGAATCAGATTCGCCGGCGGGAGCGTCGGTCAGTTCTCCGGTCGTGACGTTCGGGACGCCGGAGGAGGCGTTCGACTACCATTGGGCCGTGACCATTGTCCGACGCGTGCTCGACCGCGTGGCGTCGGAGTGTCGAGCGGACGGGCTGGAGGTTCACTGGTCGGTATTCGAGGCGCGGGTGGGACGGCCGATGCTCACGGGCGAGCCGCCCGCGACCGCCTCGGAGCTGGTGGCGCGGTACGACCTGAGCGATGCCGCCCAGGTGTCCAACCTGCTGGTGACCGTGAAGCGCCGATTCGCCAGGGCGCTTCGGGCCGAGATCGCCGGCACCGTCTCCGACGCCGAGTCCATGGAGAACGAGATTCGAGACCTGCTCGCGTCGCTGGAGCGTGCTCGATGA
- a CDS encoding F0F1 ATP synthase subunit epsilon produces MAKTFRCSIVTPTGSILDEPVTYASIPAWDGQMGLLPGASPVLVQLGAGSLRLDFPEGGSRWFLLDGGFAQFNDDSLSLLSEAAIPAETINLAEARAELAEANARVTQRDADQALVQRQQARAMTKIALAQAQGSRGGI; encoded by the coding sequence GTGGCCAAGACTTTTCGATGCTCCATCGTCACCCCCACCGGGTCGATTCTGGATGAACCGGTGACGTACGCCTCGATTCCGGCGTGGGACGGCCAGATGGGACTTCTGCCCGGCGCCTCTCCCGTGCTGGTTCAACTCGGCGCGGGCTCGCTGCGTCTGGACTTCCCGGAAGGCGGAAGCCGCTGGTTTCTGCTGGACGGGGGCTTCGCCCAGTTCAACGACGATTCGCTCAGTCTGCTCAGCGAGGCGGCGATTCCCGCCGAGACCATCAATCTCGCCGAGGCCCGGGCCGAGCTCGCCGAGGCCAACGCCCGCGTCACCCAGCGTGACGCCGACCAGGCCCTGGTGCAGCGTCAGCAGGCCCGTGCGATGACCAAGATCGCGCTGGCCCAGGCGCAGGGGTCACGCGGCGGGATCTGA